The segment TTGCTTCTGCTTCATAACTCCGCCGCCTAAAATAATTTTTTCCGGTGAAAAAGATAATGTATAACTCACACAAGCTTGCGCTAGATAGTCCGCTTCTATTTCCCAGACCTCATGATCTTCTGTCAGTTCTTGACCTTTTTGTCCTGTCCGCAAAGCGATCGCCGGTCCTGATGCCAATCCTTCCAAACAATTATGATGATAAGGACAGACCCCTGCGAAGGTATCTTCTGCTTTTTGATTGACATAGATATGGCCTAATTCGGGATGGCCTTTTCCCTCCAAGATATGCCCATTCACTACTACACCGCCGCCAATCCCGGTACCAACTGTCAAATAAATACAGTTTTCGTATTTTTGAGCTGCTCCATAAGACAATTCGCCAAATGCAGCGATATTCACATCCGTTGTCCAAAAAATCGGACAATCAAGTGCCTCTTTTAGTTTTCCCAAAAAATTGAAATTTTTCCAAGCAAGCTTAGGTGTATTGGTAATATACCCATACGTTTCAGAGGATG is part of the Enterococcus mediterraneensis genome and harbors:
- a CDS encoding ROK family protein yields the protein MLGSIEAGGTKIVCAVAEKENVNEIIDSITIATTTPQENLPQIIAFFGKYTLDALGVGSFGPIDVDTSSETYGYITNTPKLAWKNFNFLGKLKEALDCPIFWTTDVNIAAFGELSYGAAQKYENCIYLTVGTGIGGGVVVNGHILEGKGHPELGHIYVNQKAEDTFAGVCPYHHNCLEGLASGPAIALRTGQKGQELTEDHEVWEIEADYLAQACVSYTLSFSPEKIILGGGVMKQKQLFPLIRKHYQHLLNNYVSVGDLDEFIVPCQLQDQSGIIGGLALADTLIKE